The Synechococcus sp. RS9916 DNA segment TTGACAGCTCCATTGGTGAGCCCCGAAACGATCGATCGTTGAAAGATCAGCACAAGGGCGATGAGGGGGATGGACCCCAGAACCGTTGCAGCGGCATAGGCCCCGTAGGGCACCGAGTAGATCGATGATCCAGCAATGCGCGCCATGGCGACCGGCAGGGTGAGCCGGTCTGCATCGCTGATCCAGGTCAAAGCGATTGGATACTCGTTCCAGGAAAATAGAAACACAAGAATCGCCGTGCTCGTGGTGGCCGGTGCAATCAGGGGGATCAACACCCAGCGCAGGCGTTGCCACAACCCCAGGCCTTCCAGGCGAGCCGCATCTTCAAGATCGACCGGTAGATCCTGAAATGCTGCTGATAGCAACAGAATCGCCAAGGGCTGTGACAAGGCTGCGTAGGGAATGGTTAGTGCGAAGAGCTGATTGCCGAGATGGAGCGTGCGTGCAACTTCCAGCAAGGCCAGGAAGAGGAGCACATAGGGAAATAGGGCAGCAGCAATCAAGAGACTCTTAGCAATCGCAGTGATTCGATTGCGCATCCGGGTGAGGGCATAGGCCGCTGGAGTGGCAATGACGAGGGTGAGTACGGTGCTGCAGGCACCAACCACCAGGCTGTTGACCAGATATCTCCAGAAGGGTGGATTTCCGGAGAGCACAGCCCGGTAGTGCGCCAACGTCCAGCGTTGATCAAGAGCCGCCAATGGAGTCACCAGCGCCTGATCGGTGCTGAATGAGGTGTACAGCTGCCAGAGCAGTGGTCCAAGTGACCAAGCAAGCAACAACAGAATCCAGAACCGACGGATGGTTGTTTCCATGGTCAAGCTCCCCACCGCCAACGCTGCAGCCTTGTGAGCAGCCACCAGCTCCCTCCACAAAGAAGCAACAACAGCAGAAAACTTCCCAACATCACTGTGGCGCTATAGCCAAAGTCGAGAAACCGCATCGCGTTTAGATAGGCGTAGAGAGCGAGGCTCTCAGTGCTGCTGGCTGGTCCCCCTCCAGTCATCACCTGAATGAGATCAAAGACACCGAAGGCCTGTGCCAAACGAAAGAGCAGGGCTAGGGCGATGTAGGGGCGTAGAAGGGGCAAGGTGATCCGCAGAAAACAGGTGCGGCTGTTTGCCCCCTCGAGACGCAGTGCCTCATAGAGATCATCAGGAATGGTTTGCAGGCCAGCCAGAAGAATGAGCGCTGCGAACGGCGTGGTTTTCCAGACGTCACCGACAACGGTGGCCATCCAAGTGATCGCAGGGTTCGCGAGGATATTCAGGTCAGGAAATCCCATCAGTGCTGCTCCCTGGTTCAGTGGGCCATAGGGGGTGTTGAAGATCCATCGCCACCCCAAGGCCATCACGGTTGTTGGCAATGCCCAGGGGATCAACACCATGGCGCGAACAGCCCCCCGCCCTCGCCAGCGTTGATCAAGCAATAGGGCAATCCCTAAGGCGAGGATCAGCTCAGCCCCAACAGAGACACCCGCGAAACGCAGGGTCTGGGCTGCGTCCTGCCAGAAGCGTTCGTCACTGGCCAGTCGCCACCAGTTGGCTCCTTGATTGGGCACCGGAAGCAAACCCGTCAGCACCGAATCGGCGTGGCCGCTGAGCCAGCCGTAGTGAAGCAGCGGCCCAACAAACACGAAGGCCAACAGAAAAGCTGCAGGGAGGAGTAAGGCAATCATTCGTTCAGATCTCCTGCTGATCGCATGATTGTTTTGGTGGTGAACGTGGCGTTCTCCATCCCCTGTTTGGCATCCACTTCTCCCGTCAACACAGCACTGAGATTGCGTTGAAGCACATCGCTCAGCTGGGCGTAAAGGGGGGTTTCTGGCCTCGATTTGGTGTGGTCAAGAGCTTCGGCGAGTTCCGGAAGCGTGGGATTGATGCTCACCAGCTCTGGGTCGTGGAACAAGGCCTCAATGGTTGGCGTGTAGCCGTTCTCGAGGAACAACTGTTTTTGAGCCTTCTCTGAGGTGAGGAAACGAATCGCGTCAGCGGCTGCATCACGATGGGCACTTCCCTTCAGTAGAGCCAAACCCCAACTCCCAAGGGTGGCTGTGGACAGGGAGGGATCCTTGGCCACCATGGTGGTCACACCAACCTTGCCTTTCACCTGGCTGTCGCTCTTTTGCAACTCGGCCCATGCGTAGGGCCAGTTGCGCATGAAAGCGGCATCTCCAACTTTGAAACTCTGGAGTGCTTCTGGCTCGGCGAAATTGGTCACGGCCTGTGGGCTAATGCCTTTGGAGATCAGCTGGCGCAACCAAGCTGCGGCCTCAATCCCTGCCGGCTGATCCAGACCAACCAGGCCATTGCTCGGGTTGAGCCAGGTCCCACCGAAGCCATCAATCAGCTCGAGAAAGACGCAACTGAGCCCCTCGTACTGACGTCCCTCCCACACATATCCCCAAGGCACCCGTTTCTCTGCTTGCAGCTTTTGGCTGATCGCCTCGAGCTGCTGTGGCGTTTGGGGCGGCTGATCCATGAGATCGGTCCGCCAGTAGAGCAACCCCATGCTCGCCACAAAGGGCCAGCGATACAGCGTGCCGTTGTAGGCATTCCCTTCCCTTGATCCGGGTGCCAGCGCCTCAATCTCGTTGTCTGAAAACCATGAACTGAGGGGTTCAAGCCAGCCTGCAGCAGCGTATTTGGGAAGCCAGGTCAGATCCATGAGCAGAGCATCAAAGGGAGCGTCTCCCAACAACAGGCTGCTGATGGCCAGGTCCGAAATTGCTTCGGTTTCCAGGGGACCTCGAATCACCTCCAAATGCACCTTGCCGCGTTGCTCGGCATTGAATTGTTCAACAAGTGGCTTGCTTGCATCCGCAAATGGAGCAGGCATCAGGATATTGACCTGTTCAACCTGTTGAGCCTGGGCCCAGATCCAGCCGAGTGGAAGAACCAAGAGGGCCAGCACCCCTGCAATCAGCAGTGGTGGAATCCGACTGAACCGGCGGAATCTCATGCCAGGAAGGAATCAAGAGATCCCATTTGCTCTTCAGCCCAGTCCTGAACAGTGAAGGATTCCACGGCTGTGGTCATGGTGCGCATCCTGCGTTTCTGCTCGTTTTCTGGCATGGAGAGTGCAAGTTCGATGGCTTCGTCCATGCGCCGATGGGAATAAGGGTTGGTGAGAACCGCACCATCGAGCACAACAGAAGCACCCGTGAATTCAGACAACACAAGAACACCCGATTTGTCTTTGCGTGCTGCGGCATATTCCTTCGCCACAAGATTCAGTCCATCCCGTAAGGGAGTGATCCAGCACACGTCGGCATGGGTGAACCATGCCACCATTTCTTCATAGGGAATACGCCGGGTTGAAAAACGCACTGGTACCCAATCCATCTTGCTGAATCGGCCGTTGATACGGCCAGCCATTTCTTCAATGGAACGCTGCGTGTCTTCGTAGATTTTCATCCCATTGGCGGCTGACACACAGGCCAGCATCAATACGACTTCGCCGTGCAGGTCTGCGCGACGCTCCAGCAAACGTTCAAACGCCAAAAGCAGTTCTTCATTGCCCTTGGTGTAATCCACTCGGCTGGCTGAAAGGATTAACTTTCGCCCCTTTCGGGTGTCTTCCTCGATCCGTTCACCGAGGGCCTGGATTTCTGGGTCAGAAACCAAATCCTGAATCACATCAGGCGAGGTTCCTACTGGAGAGGACAGCAGCTGAATCGTGCGCCCTTCATAGGTGAGCCAAGGCGTCTCCGATGGCTCGGTGAGTGCAGAACCGGTGGATAGAAAGCGTGCATTCACACCACGCTTTGGGCCTTTCTTGGCGCCAAGAAGGCAATTGGCAGCTCTTGCAAAATTTTCCGTGTAGCGGGGAATATGAAAACCAACGAGGTCACAGCACAACAGACTTTCGAGGATCTCTCGTCTCCAGGGGAGGATGGCAAACACATCATTCCCTGGAAATGGGGTGTGATGGAAGAATGCGATCTTTAGGTCGGGGCGTTCCGCACGGATGTATCCGGGTGCCAGCCAAAGGTTGTAGTCATGAACCCAAACAGTGGCGGCCTTGGCGGCTTCGCGACAAGCTGCTTCGGCAAAACGGCGATTGACTTCCTCGAAAATGCCCCAATCGGCATTGTTGACGTCGAAATAGTTGGGAAATGTATGGAGGATTGGCCAGATCGATTCTTTCGATGTGACGTGATAGAAGCTTGAAATCTGATAGTGCTCTAAAGGAATCCGGCGGAGCGTGAAGGGCGCTGGTTCCTCCATGGCAATTCGTTCATCGCCGCTGGTGTCATTTTCTTCAACCTGTCGCCAGGCAATCCATGTGCCATTCAGATGGCTTCTGAACAGATTGCGTAGGGTAGGAATTATTCCATTAGGGCTTTTCTGATCCCCCCACGAACGGTTGCCCTGCTCGTCAATAATTTCGTCAAAAGGAGTGCGGTGATAAAGAAGAATGAATGAGCTTTTACCTTCTTCTTTCGTCATTAAATATGGAGTGGCGCCCTTGATGGCGCTAAGTCGTAGCCTCTCTACCCTCCCCCGATCGGGCGGGCTTTGTCAAATCGATGCTTCGCTCTGCAACTGCTTCAGTCGGTTCATCACCTCTTGGGCATGACCTGTGGGCCTGACACCGGTCCACTGCTCACGGATGACCCCAGATGGGTCAATCAAAAAGGTATGGCGCATTGAGTAAGGGGCCATCCAGGAGCCATAGGCTTTACTGACTGTTCCGTCCGGGTCAGACAACAGCAAATAGTCGAGTGCCTCGGAGCTGCAGAAGGACGCATGATCTTCGACACCATCGGCACTCACGCCGACGATGGATGCATTGTTCTGTTCAAAGTCTTGGTTGAGGCTCTGAAATCCATGGGCCTCAATGGTGCAGCCAGACGTGAAATCGCGAGGATAGAAATAGAGGACGAGCCAGCGCCCCGCAAAGTCTTCCAAACTCCAACCCTTGATTTCATCCTCCGTGCGTCGTGTGCCCTCGAGGTTGAAGCTTGGAGCAGGTTCATTCAGAGCGGGCGCTGGGCCTCCCAACGCCTTTGCGCTCTTAGGAAGACAAAAAAAGACTCCGAGCCCAAGGGACCGAAGCAGCAAATCACGTCGGTTCATGGGATTCGGAGTGGGCGTTAAAGACGGCTGAAAGCCGGAACACAATCAGAACTTGCTGAGATCAACCCCGAGGGAACGAGCGTAGGCACCAAGACCCTTCTTTTGGATGGTCTTGAGCGCACGAGTGGTGACGCGCAGCTTCACCCAGCGGTTGCCCTCTGCCCACCAGAGACGTCGTTGCTGCAGGTTGGCCTGCTGCAGTTTCTTGGTGCGGATATGGGAGTGGCTCACGGCCATGCCGTTGTTAGCCCGTGTACCGGTGAGCTGACACACCCGAGACATGATGACGTTCCTGTAGAGCAGTGGCGTTAAGCCAAGGGATTATCTTATCAAAGAGGGATCCTCAGATCCCTCTCTCCATCAGTGCTGCCAACAGTTTGGTGGACCGTGTCTGAAAACCAGCTAATTCATTGGGTTCCAGACCGCCGACCGATAGTCGTGCCATGTCATACAAATGGCGTGCCAGGTTCCCCGCGAGCTGTTGGCTCGGCGATGCAGCACTGGCATCGCTTCCCACCAGAACGCTGACCGCGTTCAACTTCAGCAACCCCTCCACCAGAGGATGACGACGATTCACCAGCAGCACGTGGTGATCTGGGAGTCCTGGGAAACGTTGCTCCATCAGGGCACCGATGTCGTTGATGCGGCGCATCTGTTCTGGCAGAAGGATCAGCGCTGCAGGTGCCTCATCACCACCCTTGAGTGCCTGAACCTGGATCGTGACCTTGTCGTTGGCGAGGGCGTCCTTGATCAGAGTTCGCAGGCTCTCACTTTGCGTCTCGCCATCCTGGTCACTGAACTCAGGTTTGTCGTCGCGGAGGCTGTCATCCAGCTCTGCATCGACTCTTTGGAATTTGAGTTCATCGTGTTTGGTCTCCAGCCAGGGAATGAATTGGCTATCGATCACGGTTTCAGCCAACAGAACTTCTGCTCCTTGGCCGGTCCAGAGGCTTAAGGCGCCAGCCTGGGCAATCTCATCGCTGCAGTAGAGAACGCGATTGGCCTGATCGCTTCCCTGACGATTCCGGTAAGAGGCGAGTGTCGTGTAGGCCTTTTCGCCAGCGGCGATTGGTTCCTCGCCAGGCTGATCACTTGCGTCTGCCGTGGTGCCGAACAGCACCAATTCGCTGACCTGATCAGCAAATTTTTCGTCCTCCATCGCACCGATTTTCACAAACGGAGCCAGAGCATCCCAGGCTTCGGCGTAGGTCTTCGGATCGTCTTGCTTCAGGCTGCGCAGGCGATCGGCCACCTTCTTGGCGACGAAATTGCCAATGGAACGCACGCGTCTGTCGGTTTGCAGTGCGCTGCGGCTCACATTCAGCGGAATATCTGGTGAATCAATCACCCCGCGCAGTGGAAGCAGGTAGCGGGGAACGATTTCTTTAATCGAGTCGCTGACGTAGACCTGATTGCAGTAGAGACGGATCTCACCTTTCTCCCAATCGGCACGTCCGGACGCTTTTGGGAAAAAGAGAATGCCTTGCAGGGTATAGGGGTAGTCGGTGTTGAGATGCACCCAAAGCAGTGGGTCTCCCTGGAAGGGATACAGGTAGTGATACAGGTCGATGTAATCCTGATCGCTGAGTTCTCTTGCAGACTGACGCCAGGGAGCAACTTTTTTATTGACAGTCTCTCCCTCCAGCTCCACGCTGACGGGCATGAAATCGCAATACTGCGTGATCAGGTTCCGCAGCCGTGCGGGTTCGAGATATTCCAGTTCCTCCTCCATCAGATGGAGGATCACATCGGTGCCGGCTTCGTCGCGCTGGCTCCCTTCCAAGCTGAAATTGGGTGACCCATCACAGCGCCACTTCACAGCCTCACTGTCAGGTCTTGCTGATCGACTGACCAGTTCAACTTCGCGGGCAACCATGAAGCTGGAGTAGAAGCCAAGGCCAAAATGGCCAATGATGGCGTCCTCTTCCTGTTTGTATTTTTCCAGGAAATCTTCGGCACTCGAGAAGGCCACCTGATTGATATAGCGCTTCACTTCATCGGCGGTCATGCCGATGCCGTTATCACTGATGGTGATCGTTTTCTGCTCACGATCGATGCGTATGGCGACCTTTCCTTCTTCCCCTTCGCTGCAGTCGCCGGCCATCGCCGCCATGCGCCGCTTGCTGATGGCATCGGCTGCGTTACTAACCAATTCCCGAAGAAAAACCTCGTGGCCTGAATAGACGGCCTTCTTGATGATCGGGAAAATATTTTCGGTATGAATCTGGATCTGACCTTGTTCCAGAACGGTCATGGTGAGGCAGCGAACATGGCGACCCTAGGGAGGTGAAGCGGAAGGCTCAAGCCCTCCGCTGGTGGGGTCTCCGTACTGCCTTGAGTGTCAGGGAGTGCGCTGGAGGTCCGGACGCTCTTCAGCAAGGATTGCTCCCTCCACCGGGCAGACCTGGAGGCAGATCCCGCAGTCGATGCAGGTGTCGAAATCAATCCAAAAGAACTCAGTGCCCTTTTTGTTGCGACCCTTTCCGGGTTGAATACAAGCCACAGGGCAAGCATCGAGGCAATCGGCGATGCCTTCGCAGACATCGGTCACGAACGTGTGGGCCATGGGGCGATTTAAGCAAGCTGGATCTTAGTCAGCCACCCAGACCAAGCTGATGCACTGATGGCTCTCCACTAGGGCTTCTGCTGCTTGCTGTCCTGAAACAGGATCGAGCTCGACAACAGCAGTGATGCCTTGTTGATGCAGTTCCTGCTGGCGCCTTAAAGCTGCTTCGAGGCTGGCTCCCGACCCATAGGCCACCAACACCCGTTCTGCATTGGTTTTCATCGGTTGATGCGCTGAGGGGAGATCTCGAATGTCGTCGAGACAGAAGCTGAAGCCGAGCCCTGCTGCCGCTGGTCCCACGGCACCAAAGCGTTTCAACACGCGGTCATAACGACCACCGCGTGCGATCACCACCGGCGCAGAGGTGCCTTGACACACCAACTGGAACACCAAGCCGTCGTAGAGCTCGAAGTGAGGTTGGAAGCTGGGATCCAGCTGAAGCGTGACACCCAACCGCGACGCGAGGGGTTCGAGATGGGTCAAGAGACGTTCAAGTTGACTCAATACCGGTTGAGGGCCAAACAACCGACGTTGCTGTTCGAGCACCTGCTCGGGGGTGCCCCGTAAATCCATCTGCTGCTGCAGCCTCTGGCTCTGCTCTGAGGGAAGAGGCAGTTGTTCGAGCTGTAAACGATCAAACGACACAAGTGCTTCCTTGACCTGATCGCGCAGGTTTTTGTCGATTGGAGCGAGCATCAGCTCCATCAGAGCCGCATGCCCCACCAGCAAACGTGCTCCATGACCCGGCTGGAGCTCAAGAGCCTCCAGGGAGGCCATCAGCAGGGAGAGCAATTCCAACTCGCCATTCACCTGTCCGCTGCCAAACAACTCCACCCCGCTGTGCAGCTGTTCCTCAATCCGTTGGCCGCCCTCGTCACTGAGCCGACTTTCAAACACGGTGCCGGTCGACCACAAACGCAGAGGGCGAGGGCGCTCCGCGAGTCGGGTCGTGGCTGCTCTGGCAATCGAGGCCGTCAGTTCTGGGCGCAGCCCCAGGGGTTCATCGGCCACCAGGCGCACGATGTCTGCGCTGTTAATCCCCCCTCCGGCTTTGAGGGTCTCCATCCGCTCCACCTGGGGAGGAGAGACTTCCTCGTAGCCCCAACAGCGATACACCTCCGCAAGGCGTTCCCGCAGAGCTTTGTTGTGCTCGACCTGCTGGGGGTTGAGATCACGTGCGCCCGAGGCTGGTTGCAGGGCCATCCCAGTGGAAGCGAAGCTGACTCAGGATCCCATGTGCCGGAGCTCGGGTTCCCCGAAGCAGGCGCCTTCAAGTGGAGAAATCTTCGCGAGCTCTCGAGAGATCTGCTGGTGCAGAGCTTGGTTCGCGGCCAGAACTTTTCCTGATCTGATTTGAAAATTGCTGCCGTCATAGGCGGTCACGATGCCTCCGGCCTGTTGGACAAGAGCCACACCAGCGGCGAGGTCCCAGGGGGACAGACCCCGCTCCCAGTAGCCATCCAGTAAGCCTGCCGCCACAAAAGCCAGGTCCACGGCCGCTGCACCACCACGACGAACACCGTGGGTCCGATGGGTCATCCAACAGAACTCGGCGTAGTTGTTGTCCAGTCGGGTGTGGCGGTCATAGGCGAAGCCTGTGACCAGCAAGGAGTCTTGGAGTTGATCACACCGCGACACCGCAATCGGGTCGTCGTTGCAGAAGGCGCCAACACCGGGACAGCAGTGATACAGCTGCTTCAGATAAGGAACAGAGATCGCTCCAAGCAAGGGGCGACCGTTCCAACACAAGCCGATCGACGTCGCAAAAAACGGATAGCCGTGGGCGAAGTTGGTGGTTCCATCCAAGGGATCCACCATCCACTGCAGGCCCACCTCGGGCCCGATGCTCCCGGATTCCTCGGCAAGAATGCCGATGGATGGCGTCTGATCCCGAAGAAGGCTGAGCACAGCCTGTTCCGCCCCTTCATCGGCTTCGGTGACGAGATCACCTTGGCGTCCCTTGCTGCGGATGTTGGTGAGATGGCCGTAATGGTCCATCAGCACGGCGGCGCCAGAGTCCGCAGCAGCCCGGGCTGTGGCATGCAGCTGGGCCAGAGCCTCGGGGTTGAGACCCGCTGCAGAAGCAACCGCATCAGTCGCGGGGGCAGGCATCGATGTCATTCCTCATCAAGGGGCAGACCGGCAGTCACTTGGCCCTTGCCAAAGTGTCGTCCGAACTGCAGTTCGTACACCTCGTCTTCATCTTGGGTCTCGGCTTCCAGTTCCGCCGTTGCCCGGGCCACACACAACAGTCCATACCCCTTGTCGCGCAGCTCACGGGACAATCCCATGGCTTCCCGCTGATCGAGCTCCCCATGAAGGACCCGCACAGCACAGGCGGTGCAACAGCCATTGCGGCAAGAGAACGGAAGCGGATCTCCCTGCAGTTCGAAGCTGCGCAGGATGTACTCCCCCTCGGGCACGTCATGGGTGATCGTGCGCTGCTCCTGACGCCAGTGAATGGTCACCCGATGGGTGCGTGGCATGGACGAAATCGCTCGTGTGCCCTGCTACATTCGCATTGCCCCAATCAGCCGCTGGAGAGGTGGCCGAGTGGTCGAAGGCGCAGCACTGGAAATGCTGTATAGGGGCAACTCTATCGAGGGTTCGAATCCCTCCCTCTCCGCTTCATTACCGGCCCTAGGGCCGGTTTTTTTATGCCTAAAACACCGAGGTTCAGCCGAAACGGCCGGAGACGTAATCGTTGGTGGCTTGCTGGGTTGGTGCGTTGAAAATCTTGTCTGTTTGATTGAATTCCACCAGATAGCCAACTTTCCCGGAGCCACCCTCTTGAGCCTCGGCATTGAAAAATGCGGTCATGTCGCTGACACGCACGGCCTGCTGCATGTTGTGGGTCACGATCACAATCGTGAACGTTTTCTTCAGTTCATGCATGGTTTCTTCGATCTTCAATGTTGAGATCGGATCGAGTGCGGAACACGGTTCATCCATCAGGATCACTTCCGGTTGAATCGCTATCGTGCGAGCAATGCACAGGCGTTGTTGCTGACCTCCTGAGAGTGAGCAACCGCTCTCTTTAAGCTTGTCTTTGCATTCATCCCAGACGGCTGCCTGGCGGAGAGACCGCTCCACCAGCTCATCCATGTCGCCGATGTAGCCGTTGATCCTGGCTCCAAAGGCAATGTTCTCGTAGATGCTTTTGGGGAAAGGATTGGGTTGCTGAAACACCATTCCAATCCGACGGCGCACTTCCACCGGATCGACCGTTGGGTGATACAGATCGGCACCATCAAAAAGCACCCGCCCAGTCAGGCTGCACCCCTCAATTAAGTCATTCATGCGGTTCAAAGACCGCAGCACAGTCGACTTGCCGCATCCCGACGGGCCGATAAATGCAGTGACTTTCCCTCTGGGGATTTCGCAGTAAACGTTGCGAACCGCTTCATAGCCCCCGTAACTGATCGAGACGTTCTCAAGCGACATGCAAGTGTCTTGAGAGGAGGTTTGAGTATTGAGAGAAGCAGTGACCGTCATGGAGGGAAGCTGTGGGGCGTTTAAAGGTTGAAGAAGCTGTTGATGGACGACTGAGGAAAACTCTTCGCTCGGGGGGTTAACGGGAGGTCAATTGGTTGATCCACCGTGCCATGAGGTTGAGAAGGAGGATGAACACCACAAGCACAAAGGAAGCGGCCCAGGCCAGTTCGTTCTGCACGTCGTAAGGCATGGTGGCGAATTTGTAGATCAACACCGATAAGGTGCCGATCGGATTGAAGATCCCATCGGCCCACCAGGGCGAATACAGCGCCGTGAAGATCAAAGGAGCTGTTTCGCCTGCAGCGCGAGCAATGGACAGCACGATGCCTGTTGCGATGGACCGCGAAGCCGAAGGCAAGGTGATTCTCACAATCGTGACGAACCGGGATGCCCCTACGCCCAGAGCCCCTCGGCGTAGGTCATCGGAGACCAGCTTCAGGCCCTCATCGGTGGTTTTGATCACTGTGGGAAGCATCAGCACAGCCAAAGCAATGCCGCCGGCCATAGCGCTGTAGGCGTTGCCGAACAGCACCCGTGTCGAAACGATGGAGCTATAGATAAATACACCGGCAATGATGGAAGGCACTCCCGAGAGCACATTGGTGCCAAAACGGATGAATTGAGCAAACCAACCACCTCGGGAATATTCAGCTAAAAACACGCCTCCACCGATGCCAATCGGGATGGCAACAAGACTCGCAATCAAGGTGACGATTAACGACCCCTGAATGGCGTTGCCGATGCCGCCATAGTCGAGACCCGGTGCGGGCTGCTCGAGAAAGAAAAGGTCAAAGCTCAGTTTGCTTGCTCCTTTGTAGAGCACGTAACCGAGCACAAGCACCAGAGGCAGAACGGCGATGAGA contains these protein-coding regions:
- the pstB gene encoding phosphate ABC transporter ATP-binding protein PstB, whose amino-acid sequence is MSLENVSISYGGYEAVRNVYCEIPRGKVTAFIGPSGCGKSTVLRSLNRMNDLIEGCSLTGRVLFDGADLYHPTVDPVEVRRRIGMVFQQPNPFPKSIYENIAFGARINGYIGDMDELVERSLRQAAVWDECKDKLKESGCSLSGGQQQRLCIARTIAIQPEVILMDEPCSALDPISTLKIEETMHELKKTFTIVIVTHNMQQAVRVSDMTAFFNAEAQEGGSGKVGYLVEFNQTDKIFNAPTQQATNDYVSGRFG
- the pstA gene encoding phosphate ABC transporter permease PstA yields the protein MTSTIREGFRPIPDLALKKSHPRNITGSILTTLAGLFALIAVLPLVLVLGYVLYKGASKLSFDLFFLEQPAPGLDYGGIGNAIQGSLIVTLIASLVAIPIGIGGGVFLAEYSRGGWFAQFIRFGTNVLSGVPSIIAGVFIYSSIVSTRVLFGNAYSAMAGGIALAVLMLPTVIKTTDEGLKLVSDDLRRGALGVGASRFVTIVRITLPSASRSIATGIVLSIARAAGETAPLIFTALYSPWWADGIFNPIGTLSVLIYKFATMPYDVQNELAWAASFVLVVFILLLNLMARWINQLTSR